The Tamandua tetradactyla isolate mTamTet1 chromosome 6, mTamTet1.pri, whole genome shotgun sequence genome contains the following window.
GGtcagaggctgggggaggggagaggcacAGGGGTCGGGGTCTGGGGGAGCAGGGGAGTCAGGTTAGGGCATAGAGGTCAGACTGGGGAAGGCGTGGGAATGAGGGGGCAGGAGAGAGTGATCAGACCAATCCGGGAAGTGGGTGGCAGCTCAGCCCCATCCTGACCTGGCCTGCCTCACCCGTCACTGGCACCCACCGGGCGCTGACCACCCAGCAGACCTATAGCCCCTCAGTCCCCTTCACTGTCTCTGCTGGTGCAGCAATAAAGgtttaagttattttaatatttcactttGCATTGCACTTGTGTTGAAATGAGCGGAAAAGGGAAAGCTGCAGCGATGGATCTGGTGAAGGTTGGACAAGGAGTTACAGAGCTCCTGGGGGGCCACACAGGGTGGGGGTCAGGGCAAGGGGGTGCTGAGGCAGGGGTGGGGCCTCACTCACCCATGGACTCAAATACCAGGTAAAGGTCCCTATCGTTCGCTGCCCGGAGCACATCCAGGAGGCGAATGATGTTGGGGTGGTCCCCAAACTCCTGGGAAGAGAGTCAGGGGCTGCTACAGAAGTCTGCCCTGGGCCACGGGCGGTGGGCAGGATGGGCTGGCACTCACCTGGAGCAGCATGACTTCCCGGAACGTTCTCTGGAGTAAGAGAGAAACACAGGTGAGGGGCTGAGCCCCAAGGAAGCCCATATCCTGAGCAGAGCTAAACGGACTAATCCTGCCACCCAAACCTCCGCACACACTGCACGACCTGAGGGGGGTGGGTCAAGAGTGTGGAGGTGGAGAGGTCCCCATTCTGAGAAACACCAGAAAACCACTGCGGCACCTGGACTTCACCTTCACCCTGGGAGCCCCAGACTGCCAGGCGCACCCCAGCCTCCCCCGCCGCGTCCCACCCGCCCACCCACCTGGGCATCGGTCTTATCCCTGAAGGCATCAAAGATTTTCTTGATGGCCACGACCTCGCCAGTCCTCCGATCCACCGCCTTCCACACGATGCCATAGGCCTGGGGGAGAGGGGGTCAGCCCTGCCCACCGTCCCCTGCCCTCATAGGCTGCCCTCTGCAGACAGGCTCCTCCTTCCTACTCTGGGACCTGGTGTGGTGGGGGGCTGGGGCTCTGAGTGAGGCGCTGAGTGAGGCGCTGAGTGTGCcaggggagctgggggtggggcgggtAGAGTCAAGGCGGGGTGAGACCTTGAGGGGCTGGAGAGAGGAAGGGGGGCCATGAGGTCATGGGTGGGAAGTCCTGGGGGGAAGATGCTGAAGCTTGTTCAGGCACCGGGGACCCCTCTCTCATCCCCCTCTAAATTCAGGCCCCCTGCCAGTCCTAAGGGCTCTACCTTCAGAAGATATAGAGAATTCGGCCACTTCCGACGGCCTCTGCCCTGCTGAGCCTCACTAgccccccaacccctgcccctCCAGCACCTCCTAGACCTTCTGCTCCCCATTCCTTCTACCCCCTCTTCACGTAATGCAGGAAGGCCCTTCAAGGTGTGCTAGCGCCTACTCATGTTGCCAGAAAAAACCAAGGGTCTGGCAGGTCCCAGAGTCCTCGGGTCCACCCTCTCCACCACCCTGGCCTGTCTGCTCTCCCCCAGCTCACTCCCACCATCACAGCAGCAGCTGTTTCTCCAACAGGCCTCTGCATGTGCACGCACAGGGTCTGGAATGTTCTTCCTCCCCTTGTCCCAGCCcagaatcacacacacacacaactacacACACACCCCCTTTCACACACAGAGAATTACACTCACACACATCTCTTCACAgagcatcacacacacacaacccttcACACAGAGGATTACACACTCACACAACCCTTCACACCCACCCTCAGAATTGCACACTCAAAGAGAATTATACACACACCTTCAAAGACAGAATGACACACTCACACCCGCAGAATTCACACTGACACCCACACCCACACGAATAACCCCACATGTTCACACAGTCACAAACGCACACGAACTCACACGCGGTCCGGGCCCGTCTCCCACCACCCCAGCCTGGCCTGCCTGGCAGTCCGGCCCTGCCCGAGGCTGGGACTCCCCCTTCCCTCTCCGGTACCACCGGGGGCCCAGGAAGGCGGGAACGGTGGGGGATGGGGCACCCTGGCTGCCCCCTGGGGGTGCTGCGCTTGGAACCCTGTTACCCGGGGAGGGCACCGAGGCGCCGGGCTTTCGGGCACCCCCAGGTGGTGGAGTTCGGAGAGCCCCCGCGTCTCCGCCAGGGGCCTCAGGGCAGACCTTGGCGTGGCCGCCTCTGCCTGCAGCGGGACGGCTCCCGCCCGGCTCACCCCCTTCCCGAGCCGCCGCTTGAGCAGGTATCGCTGGGCGACGTGCAAGTCCACCTCCGCCGCACACATGCCCGCGCCTCTCTCCAGACCGCGGGGCCTGAGGCTGGGCGCCGGTTGCCTTGGGAACCGACGGCGGCGCGGCACCTCCCCTTGCGCCTGCGCCGGGAGGTTGGGCGGTGTCTGGGCTGCGCTCCGCCCAATCCGGGCTTCGACCGAGCCTTTCCAGGCTCCCCCTCCTCtaggctccccccaccccaggctcccCCTCCTCCAGGCTCCCCCTCCTCTAGGCTCCCCCTCCTCCAGATTTCCCCTCCTccaggctccccccaccccaggctcccCCTCCTCCAGGCTCTCCTTCCTCCAGGCTCCTCCCACCCCAAGCTCCCCCTCCTCCAGATTTCCCCTCCTccaggctccccccaccccaggctcccCCTCCTCTAGGttctccccaccccaggctccCCCTCCTCtaggctccccccaccccaggctcctcctcctccaggctcCCCCTCCTCCAGATTTCCCCTCCTCCAGGCTCCTCCCACCCCAAGCTTCCCCTCCTCCAGATTTCCTCCCCTCCAGGTTCCGCTTCCTCCAGGTTTCCCCTCCTCCAGGCTCCCCCTTCCTCGAGGTTTCCTCTTCTCCAGGCTCCCCCTCCAGCCACCCCACTCAGATCCTCTCCCTCCAAGCTCCCATTGCCagtctccaccccccccccccagggctgGGTCCTGGCGCCGTGCGGGCACCCCTCCTACCCTATCCAGGAGGCTCTGCAGCCTCTGGAACCTTCCCTGTGAACGCAGGGCTTTGCACGTGCTGTTCCCGCTGCCTGCAGGGCTTTTCGATTCTCCACCTTAGTTCTTGTGGGCTCTGCTAGGTAGTCCTCATGTTTAGGGTGTCACTCGCAGTTTCACCCTCCATTCCAGGGCTCTTTGGGACTCCCGCTCATGCCTGGGGTGCACAGGATCTGAGGCTCCGCGAGGGCCTGGGACTTCCTGGACTCTCTGTACACAGGCAGAGCCTGAGGGTGGGAACCAGAGGCCAAGGCTCCCGaagaggggcagggagagggaagcTGGACAGGTGTGAGTTTGCAGGACTGTCTGCTGAGAAAGATGCTGCTAAAACCCGGAGGTCACCGCGAAACTGGTCAGAGCTTGAggatgaggtgggggtggggagaaagtaaggcggggtggggggtggggtctgGCGGGGATGCCAGGGAAGGAAGTGGGAACACAAGCCTTTGGACGCTGGAGGAGGGGCAATGGGGGTAGCtagggcaaaggccctgaggtgggtgTGTGCCTGGCACGTTGGGGCCACAAGGAGGCAGGTGTGGCTGGGGCACAGGGGCAAGAGCAAACGTATCAAGAGATGAAGAGGGCAGAACATGGGAGGGTGTTACCGTTAatgaaatgtgtgtatgtgtggcaCGTCTATCATATGTGAGGAGACAGGTCACTCTGGTGCTGGGCACAGGACACACTGAAGGGCAAGGGTGGAAGCAGGAAGGCCAGGGGAGCCAGAGAGGAAGGTGGCCCCAACTCAGTACGTTGTGGAGTAAAATGTACAAGTAAAATGTATGATAAAGACAATACAAAATATGAAGGGGGAAAATGGAAATATACTATTTTAAGTTCTTTCATTATATGTGAAACACTATTGTTGAAGATAAACAATGATAAATTAAAGACACAAATTTGTAtcttaaataaacataaatatatatgaacagaTATAGCTAATAAGCCCTAGTCTAGATAAAATGGattactaaaaaatatatatttatataaatccagaaaagaaaaagcagaaaaagaaaggaaaaaaggaacaagAAACAGATGggacaaatggaaaacaaacagcAGGATGGTAGACTTAAACTCAGTCATATCAATGATCACATAAAATGTAAATGGCCTAAATACTCCTATTAGGAGGCAGAGATTCTAagacttgatttttattttttaatgaatttatttttttggactttatttttaaaaagcaaaatccaGGTATGTGCTATCTATAAGAAATGCACTTTATAAAGACACAGCTAGGTTAAcgtttaaaagattgaaaatgaTACACCATGCAAATATTAGTCATCAGAGATCTGTGTTACATGTTATAAAGTAGGCTTCAGGACACTAAATATGACCAGAgattaaaaaagaacattttgttATGACAATAGCATCAATTCCTCAAGAAGATATTATAATCCTGAGTGAATACCCTAATAGCAAAACCTCAAAATAGATAAATCAAAAATTGACAggattgaaaagaaaattaacgAAATCCACAATTACGGTCAGAAGTTTTAACTTTCTTCTCTCAATAAttatgatggttgggttctggtgtcaacttggccaagtgatgatgcccagttctctggtcaggcaagcactggcctcaccattgctgcaaggatatttcatggctggttgataaaccagaatgcTGGTGtattagttgattgcatctgtgggtgattacatctgcaatcaactaagacGTGTCCCTTagcaacaagataatccaatcagttgaagacgtttaaggaagaagagagactttttcactgcatcttcagccagcgagcctctcgtgtgaagtttgtccagaccctccatccaAGCCACCAGCCTTGCAGCCTTCACATACCtttataaaaatcttattttctcctgtgggttctgtttctctagagaaacctgactaatacagtgaTCGACAGAACGAGTAAGCAGAAAATAAAGATGTAGTAGAGCTGAATGATGCTACAATCCAGCTTTACCTGTTTGACATTGGTACCACCCAATCACAGCACGACAACAACATTCTGTTCAAGTGTGCAGCAAACATTCAACAAGATAAACCTTGTTCTGGACCATAAAATAAACctccacaattttaaaagaattattgaaAATTATATTCTCTAACTTCACAGAATATAATTAGAAATAAGTAACAGGAAGAAGTTTGgaaaatccccccccccccaaagaattggaaattaaatagcacacttCTAAGTGAAAATTGGGTTAAAGGAGAAATCCTAAGGGAAATTAGaaactattttgaatggaaaaccaatgaaaatacaacatatgagAATTTGAGGGATGCTGCTAAAGCAATgcttaagagggaaatttaccaCTCCAAggtttatattagaaaatatgaaagatttATGTTTCCACCTAAGGAaactagaagaagagaaaatgaaacctAAAGTagatagagagaaggaaataatgatAGCAGTAGaactcattaaaatgaaaatgggaaGAGCCAATAAGACTGAAATctaggcaggccacagtggctcagtaggcagagttctcgcctgccatgctggagacccacgttcgattcccggtgcctgcccatgccaaaaaaaaaaaaatctagctatGCAATAAGACTGAAATCTTATTCTTTGAAAAGCTCAATAATATCTAGCTATGCTGGTTAAAACTAAAAGagaatttccctggaactttgagtacctgcGTGACACCTAACAGTTTgagttctgaagctctgaaagtcaacagtGCTACCTACAACAACTGTTAAGGAAACCAAAAAACAGATCAGGcttcatttagagataagaacgaagacgatctggttgggactaacgtaaatcagaatacagggtaaaggataacagtgtctgtattttaaaatttaatccgctgtatgagaccaaaggaagagagctttattttgtcccaaacctaaatgTTCTGTAGTATACAGTGTAACTCAACCAGTCTCAATAGTTCATTTAAATATCCCCAAAACATGGGGCTCCGAATGGGAACGAGgttttgtaattctgtatagttcaACGTAATATCTGTACCCATCCCAGAGTGTggtgggcagataattaaaaaggattagcaaagtcctttgagggactagagaaaaaatatggaattattatgTTTTCCCACCTAGGAAaccctgatactttgtcaaaagctagagactcccaagttataaagtcaagcccttgatcttgaggcttgctcttacggaatttatttctgtagcagagaagctaagcctacctataattatgcctaagagttacttccagaaaatctcttttgttgcctctctctaagcccaactctgcaagtaaaatcattaccctccccactctgtgggacatgacgtccaggggtgtgaatctcacgggtaatgtgggacaggactcccagggatgagtcaaggccttcctgaccaaacgggggtaaaagaaatgtagcaaaagaaggtatcagtagctaagggagttcaaatagagtcaaggggctattctggaggcaactcttagacaagcttcagctagatattgctaattgccacagtttgccaaaccccaaccaccattcctgttaaccttaaagaacacccagggctctatctgagctCCTACAAAAGtttccagaaaactaaaacctccagatggttcctagttCAGGTAAGCCTCGAAACCTAGAGGGGTCAACCTCTCCAAGAACTTCAACtaattctatccccctatcccatactgtcaacacccctttccaacatgaaaaagatataatgggcatagcccaaacatctcTAAAGATcagaagaaggatcaaaggagaaagaggagttataacagagaaaacaggacttaacaagtgagtatgagtgctgaatcatcatatagatatttctgtttagtctccagagtcttggagcagctagaagaacacagctgaaactgtagaactgtaactCATCCCAAACGCTGAAATTGTTTCTGTAGCGATGTACTTGTTAAAATGtcttttgaaattaattgcttcattgtatgtatatttcacaatacaaaatgttaaaaaaaaaagaaaaacaaaaagagagaaatcctAATGTCAGAAATGAGAGCTGTTACTGTCTGCACCCCCAACACAACTGCAAACAGTAAAAATAAGGGATTCTTAAGAACTTCACACCAACAAtgtgacaacttagatgaaatgggaaattcaTTGAACAAGTTGTAGTATCACccaatataattaataataaatataaatatgaatggaGAAGCTACAGATGCCTCAAAGACAGAGTTTTGGAAAATGGGAAATAGACATAGGACTCATAACTGGTTTGGTAAGCTGCAGGAATCCTGGTTGGATGTGCTTATAGCGAGCGAAGTCCACAAGTGGGGCTGAAGAGACCAGGATAGAGACTGGTTGAAAATCCACACTCCCTGGCCGGACGGAAGGTTGCAGcaagccctgccctgcccccgaATGCCTTCCCTAGGGTGCAGGAGGGCTGGACCCTGCCTTCAGTGAGCAGGATTATACCAACATCAGGGCATTTTCCGCAAGAAAGAATTCATCAGCATGACCCTCATTATGTCTGTTGAACTATGACATCAATTGTCTACAGGGCAAAATCAAACCATTTCCAACTTTTTccgttttccttttttatttcactgtaataattttcttttgtggttttccttttttatttcacgGTGATCATTTCCATTTGGATTAGTtctttctatttacttatttCGGTAAACATTTGATTCATCctttagttgttgttttttgtttgctttaagcCTGCCATTATGAGGTTTCTTTGGGGGCCATTATTTCTCCCAAGTTCAATTTCCCCAGGACACACCTTGAAGAGCTAAATTTTGTCCAgaagattttgtttttccatcactTTTAGTCAATCATAAATTTGTTGCATGTAGCTTTATTTTGAGCATATCATCAACACACATTTACCCtgcactaaattaaaaaaaatgtatttaattcttAGCCAATCTATGAGGAAATCTGGATGGTCTGTGGAGGTATACGCCAGGAGACTCAGGGTGAGGGGGAATGGGCGTGCTCCATTTGGGAGCACTAACTGCTGTGCTCCAGGGTGCAACTGGGCAAACTGCCCAGGCTGAAACTCTGGCCAAGCCTCCTCCACAAATGTCAGGAAGCCAGACTATCACACTCCCCATCTCCCAAACCCATGAGTGTGGGCCCTGTCGCTCCCCTACCATGTGTAGGGGCCATGACCTCACCCACCCATGTCACAGTCCATGTGTGAGGGCCACAGCCCCGCCCATCCACCAGGGCCACTGTCCAAGTGGGTGCCACTGCCCTGTCCCCATCTGTCACAGCTGTAGCCCACTGTCCTGCCTCTGCCTCATGCACACCTCTCCAACCCTGCTGGCCTGGACCTTGAGGGCTCCTCCAGCACCTGGGTCGCCAGAGCTATCCTGTGCTCTTATCTGCTCCCAGCGTCGGCTATGGATGCAGGTACCCGGGGCCCCAGCCACTTCGGCTATCTCACCTTGGCCCCTCTTGGCAAGGCACACGTGGGCTGTGGTCATGGCATTATCTCCGGGTCCTGTGCTTCAGATCTGAGGGTCCCCCGGGCGGCATGCTCCAAGCTGGGGCCCCCCCTTCTCATGAGTCCCTGTGTCAGAGGTCTCCTTGAGCCCAAGAGTGGAGCTAGGCATGGGCATTTTCATCGGGGGCTACGCAGGGCTCTGGATTCTGGGTGTCCTCCTGTTTCTCATCATGTTCTTCGTGAACAGGGGTAGGTGGACTCTCCTGGGGGCGGGGATCACACGCAGTCTCTCCCGGCTGCACCCCAGGCCTCAGCCTGCCCTGACCCCTCAGGGAAGACTGGGGAGCCACAAGTTCCCAGGCCCTGGGCTCCGGGCCACAGGCCGGGGTCTTATCGACCCCTCCTGGGGGCGCCACAGATGCCATTGCAGAGCCTGTGCTTCCCCCGCTCCTCACCCCACTGGGCTCCTGCTGGCTCGGGCCGTGTCCTCTCACCCAGGTAGGGTAGGGGTTGCAGCGTGTCCCTCACGGTGCCGTCTGTGTGCGTGTGTCTGTGCACACGGGTGTGCCTGGCCAGAGCGCTTCCTGCGGGGGCCACCCTGGCTGTGGAAGCTGACGCACGTCGTGGCCTGGGTCTGGGCCTTCCACCTGGGGCTGACCGTGAGCCTGCTGTGGATCTGGCATAGGTTCAAAGGTACCTGGgtccgggggtggggggtagccACGAGGGGCAGGGCGTAGCTCCAGGGGGAGGCAGGGGTGGAGCAGGCCCACAGGCAGAATGCGAACTGGGGTGTAGGCAAGGGGACATTTGGGGGTGAACAGTCCAGGCAACCAGCTGGCCTGGGGGACTGCAGGACTCGACCCTGGCCAGAGGACACAGTGGACAGACAGGCTCTGCTGGACCTTGCTGGCCCTCATGCCCATTGTCCCCTGTGCCATGGTGATCGCCATCAGCCTGGGGCTTCTGGTGGAAGAGCGAGGTacctgggcggggggggggatcCGGGCCTCCTCCTCCGCCAGGCCTCCTGGGACCCCTGCAACTGGCCAGCATCTCGCCACCTCCGTGGATCCCAGCTCCTGCTCGGAGCCACTTAAATATGCCCTGACTCCATGGGTGCATCTGGCcttggtggggagaggggagtgaTCCCCCGCTGCCATGGGGTGGGATTCAATGAAGGGGGCGGCTGGTTCTGCTCTCCAGTCCCAGTGTtcctgtgcctcggtttccccatctgtgaaatgggagcaGAGGCTGCTGAGAGCTCAGCCTGGGGTCAGCCCAGCTCGGGAGGAGGGAGCTCAACCCAAATCTTAGAAGAGAAGTTAGGAATGGCAGCCAGGGCAGAAGGAGCAGCAAAACAGGCCTGGAGGGCAGCCAGCTGAGTGGCCAGTAAGCCAGGAAAAGCCTCAGATGCCACGTGCTGCCTGCAGCTTCCAGGGTCCCAGGAACCATCTCCCCTCCAACAGATAGGCCCAGGGGATGGGAATGGTCAGTGGGGTGAGGGAGAGGACAGCAGCCTTGGCACAGGCTGAACAGACAGCTGGTCCCTTCCTCTCAGGCCTTTGCCAGCTCCGTGCCCAAGCCAAGAGGTGAGTGAGTGCAGACCCTCTCCTGGCTGAGGCTGGGGCCCTGTGGTCTGGGACCAAAGCTTCTGGGAGGATAGAGACCCCAGGGCGGGGAGTAATGTCACAGGTAACGCCTGGCTTTGGATTCCGGTGGCCGGGAGGTGAGTTCTGTCTCCCCGGGAGGCAGCAGGAACTGCTCTGCCATCAGCGACCCTCCCCCACTAACACAGAGAGAAGctgcgggggtgggggttggtTCCGGAGCCAGGTAATTCCTGAAGTCATCCACGCTCCCAGAGGCCTGGGTCagaggggcggggccgggcgggggcAGGACCTGAGGTGGGCGGGGCCGGGGCTTGGGCAGTGTCGGGACTTGGGGGTGGTTGGGGGCGGGCCCAGCGGGAGGTTCGGGCGGGGCGGGGCCAATGGGGCAGGACTTGGAGATAGAAGGGGCGGGGCTAGAGGTTCGGGCCCCACCCCGGCAGGACGTCCTGCCCAGCTGTCCAAATTGTATCTGTCTTGATTGTAGAGGAAGTAGTAAGACCCAAGTCTGCAAGGAGCTAGAAAGAGAGGAGTGGCACACCGAACCTTCCCCGGAATTAAGCATTTCTGTGCTTTGAAGTGAGAAGTCACCGAGAGACCCGGGACGCTGGGATGATTTAAACACTCAGAACCTCTGCCCAGCGGAGTCCCTCACGTcgaaacagaaattaaaaggccAAGACCACCCCGAAAATCCCGCGGTGGATGTGTGCGGCACAGGAGCCTGAGAGGGGTGGCAAGCAAGCGGCTGCAGACCTTCACCTCTCGCAGCCTGGGTTCCCCAATCTATAAATGGGGTTGGTGGGCCCCAGGCGGGccctgcgggggggggggggcgaggcgGAGAGGGGAGGCGGCTGCAGCGAGGGCTGCAGAGGCCCGGGCTGGGGACAGGCTGGGgagaagaaaatgcccaaaatgGGCTCAGCGGAGTCCCCACTCCAGGGGCTAGgggatatttgattttttttttttattctacttgGTCTTTCCCCAATTTTCCAGAAGTTAGATACGTTCATAATAAAAGGTAGTATTTTAAAGCCAACGTTTAGTTGCAGTTTTAGGAATTTATGGTTCAATGTTTCTTCAACGTTGGAAATGTTAAATGGAGTTTCTGCATTGTTTCTAAGTTTATGCATTTGttacttctaaaataaaaatttacaaggGGGTTTAAAATGCCTTGTGTTTCTAGTTTTAAAACTTCGCAGCACCTTTCGGGCAGGTGTCCAGcagtgggagtgaaggaccacaGCTCTAAAACCAGCCTCCCCCCCGCAGCCCGCCCCTGTTACAAAGATCTTTTCCTAAGCAGTTTTCCAGCCCAAAGTTACAAGTCGACAATCCTCGAGTCTGTCCATAgtctactgtgctggtttaaaaggatgtatgccccctagaaaaaccacgttttaaataaaatcccatttcataaaggtagaataatccctattcaatactgtatgtttgaaactgtaatcatatctccctggatgatgtgatttagtcaagagtggttgttaaactggattaggtgacatgtctccacccatttgggtgggtcctgattggtttgttggagtcctataaaagaggaaacgttttggagaatgggagattcggggagagcagagaatgctgcagcaccatgaagcagagactccaccagccagcagtctttgaagatgaaaaaggaaaatgcctcctggggagcttcatgaaacaggaagccaggagaagaagctggcaaaTGACTCCGTGTCCGCCATGGGCCCtttcagataagagagaaactctgtgttcaccatgtgccttctcacttgagagagaaaccctgaacttcatcagccttcctgaaccaaggtatctttccctggatggatgcctttgattttttggacatttctataggctagttttaattggggcactttctcggccttagaactgtaaactagcaactaattaaattccccttttaaaaagccattccgtttctggtatattgcattcctgcagctagcagactagaacatcCAGCAAACGTGAACAAATATGGACAGAAACTAATTTATATGATGACAAGACTCAAAATAAATATAGATTTAGGCTGTATGTCTAAGGCTGTCTAGCTGCTCCTCTTCCAGAGGCATCTGTCAGGGTCAGCGAGCTGGACCCGGTGGCCTTGGCCTGCAGTGTGCTGTCTTCTCTACCCCAGCTAAGCACTGCGAGCCTCAGAGTTAATGAGGGGGTTGTGCTTTTCTCTTTCCACAGCGTAAGCAGCTAAAAGATGGACAGTCAAATCCCTGCTGTCTCCCATTCCCTTCAAGCAGTCCAGGCCTGCTGGGAAGGAACTCTG
Protein-coding sequences here:
- the LOC143686180 gene encoding uncharacterized protein LOC143686180 isoform X5, which translates into the protein MDAEVSLSPRVELGMGIFIGGYAGLWILGVLLFLIMFFVNRERFLRGPPWLWKLTHVVAWVWAFHLGLTVSLLWIWHRFKGLDPGQRTQWTDRLCWTLLALMPIVPCAMVIAISLGLLVEERGLCQLRAQAKSLDCRGSSKTQVCKELEREEWHTEPSPELSISVL
- the LOC143686180 gene encoding uncharacterized protein LOC143686180 isoform X4: MDAGLWILGVLLFLIMFFVNRGRVGVAACPSRCRLCACVCAHGCAWPERFLRGPPWLWKLTHVVAWVWAFHLGLTVSLLWIWHRFKGLDPGQRTQWTDRLCWTLLALMPIVPCAMVIAISLGLLVEERGLCQLRAQAKSLDCRGSSKTQVCKELEREEWHTEPSPELSISVL
- the LOC143686180 gene encoding uncharacterized protein LOC143686180 isoform X7, with the protein product MDAGLWILGVLLFLIMFFVNRERFLRGPPWLWKLTHVVAWVWAFHLGLTVSLLWIWHRFKGLDPGQRTQWTDRLCWTLLALMPIVPCAMVIAISLGLLVEERGLCQLRAQAKSLDCRGSSKTQVCKELEREEWHTEPSPELSISVL
- the LOC143686180 gene encoding uncharacterized protein LOC143686180 isoform X2 encodes the protein MDAEVSLSPRVELGMGIFIGGYAGLWILGVLLFLIMFFVNRGRVGVAACPSRCRLCACVCAHGCAWPERFLRGPPWLWKLTHVVAWVWAFHLGLTVSLLWIWHRFKGLDPGQRTQWTDRLCWTLLALMPIVPCAMVIAISLGLLVEERGLCQLRAQAKRGSSKTQVCKELEREEWHTEPSPELSISVL
- the LOC143686180 gene encoding uncharacterized protein LOC143686180 isoform X1; its protein translation is MDAEVSLSPRVELGMGIFIGGYAGLWILGVLLFLIMFFVNRGRVGVAACPSRCRLCACVCAHGCAWPERFLRGPPWLWKLTHVVAWVWAFHLGLTVSLLWIWHRFKGLDPGQRTQWTDRLCWTLLALMPIVPCAMVIAISLGLLVEERGLCQLRAQAKSLDCRGSSKTQVCKELEREEWHTEPSPELSISVL
- the LOC143686180 gene encoding uncharacterized protein LOC143686180 isoform X6, giving the protein MDAGRVGVAACPSRCRLCACVCAHGCAWPERFLRGPPWLWKLTHVVAWVWAFHLGLTVSLLWIWHRFKGLDPGQRTQWTDRLCWTLLALMPIVPCAMVIAISLGLLVEERGLCQLRAQAKSLDCRGSSKTQVCKELEREEWHTEPSPELSISVL
- the LOC143686180 gene encoding uncharacterized protein LOC143686180 isoform X3, with the translated sequence MGIFIGGYAGLWILGVLLFLIMFFVNRGRVGVAACPSRCRLCACVCAHGCAWPERFLRGPPWLWKLTHVVAWVWAFHLGLTVSLLWIWHRFKGLDPGQRTQWTDRLCWTLLALMPIVPCAMVIAISLGLLVEERGLCQLRAQAKSLDCRGSSKTQVCKELEREEWHTEPSPELSISVL